The uncultured Methanobrevibacter sp. DNA segment CTGGAACAATTTCAAAAATGTCATAGCCGTTTTCATCAGCTATTTTTTCTGCTACACTTTTGGTTACTCCGCTTGCTGAAAAATATGTAATTAATATATTACTCATTTTATCACCTATTTAAAAATAGATTTTAATTATATTTAATTGTTAATAGGAAAAAACCAGCAGCATTTATCATGTATTTAAATTGAAAGTTCAATTTATTAAACTGATTTAAAAATATTTTCATTTAAAATCATTTAATGAATTTTACATTAACGACAATGGTTTAGAAAATATTGTATGAAAAAAATCTATGATATATATGCTCATCATTAAAATTAGATACAAAACTGCAAACAATATCGTTAATGTTATCCAAGTGCAATAATCTAAAAAATCATGCGGTAGAAAATATAGTCTCCATTGCAGGAATTCCATAATTATTTGCAAAATTTTGCTTAAAACAGACATCTTTTTCATATTTAAAAACAAAATATGTGAATTTCAATTCAATACAAATTAATTCATCGCCAATCATAATAGACAAGCCAATGTTAGAAGACCTGAGATTTTGCTTATCAATACCCAAAATTCTTGAAGCACTGATTATTTCCAATACGGCAGGAAATCCGTTTTTATCTAAATCAAATACAATTCCATCAGTTATATCTATTAATTTGCCATATTTACTAGATTCATCAATAGTAATATCCATAACATCATATTCACCATCATACACATAATCCAACTTAGATTTCATCAATGTTTCCTCCTGTGCTTGTCTTTAGGTATTACAGCAATAATAGCCACTTCTTTAGAATTAATTATATCTACAACAACATATAAATCCCCTATTGAGTAATTCAAAAATTAATTCAAATCTATTATCATATCCTAAAGTCTTTTGAATGCCAACTGGGACTTCAGACAATAATTTTTTAGATACTAAATTCAAATCAGCACCACGATATCTAATCCTTTTAAACAATGCTTTGTAGTAGCATACCATATGGATTATTCCTGATTTTATTTAAAGCTATTATCAATATTATAATCCATAAATTCACTTTTAAATTTCAATAAATGCATATAACATTTTATATTTTTAAAAATAAATATTTTTCTATTTTTATAACTTGAATAAAATAATATAAAGTCAATTTAATAAAATCAAAGCAATTTAACAAAGTTAAAACAATTTTAAAATTAAATCAAATTAACAAATATTATAAACCAATTAAAACAAAATATAAAACATTATAAATTAATGAAGGTAATATAAAATGTCAAAACCTGTTGTTGCTATAACAAGGCCAAAGGATAGGGCTAAAAAGGCCTGTGAGATTGTAGAAAATCTGGGAGGAAGTGCAGTTCTTGCACCAACCCTTGATTTGGAACCAGTCAATACAGAATCCCTGAAATATCTAGTATCCAAAAAAGATGAACTTGACTGGATTATATTCACATCACCTACAACTATCGTTTCACTAAATAAATTCTATCCTGATTTCATAAAGACTTTAAACTGCAAGTTAGCAGTCATTGGAAATAAAACCGGAAAATTAGCTGAAAAAAATGGGTTAACTGTTGATTTGATGCCGCAGGAT contains these protein-coding regions:
- a CDS encoding DUF2283 domain-containing protein — protein: MKSKLDYVYDGEYDVMDITIDESSKYGKLIDITDGIVFDLDKNGFPAVLEIISASRILGIDKQNLRSSNIGLSIMIGDELICIELKFTYFVFKYEKDVCFKQNFANNYGIPAMETIFSTA